GTCGTAGGTCTGCCAGCCGCCGCCGATCCTCGTGCGCGTGAGGAAGGTCGTGCCGGTGCCCTGGTAGAGCCAGAGCACGCCGGTCTTGTCCCGGCCGAGGATGTCGGCGTGGACGGAGCCCGCGATGTTCCCGGCGGCCGTGACGCGGTCGTAGATGTTCCACCCCGCGCCGTACCCGACCCGCTCCCGCTTGCTCGGGGTGCCCCAGTGCCCTGTCTCGTACAGGGTCTGGCGGGCGTCGTAGCCGACCAGGCGGCCCGCGCTGTCCCGGACGAGGAGGTCGGGGGAGCCGCTGTCGGAGAAGTCGTGCGGGGCGGGCTTGTTGGCGACCGTGAGCGCGCCGGTCTTCTCCAGCGTCGGGCCGATGCCGTCGGTGGGGCGTGCCGTCATCCGCCACGTGTAGGCGCCGTTGTAGGCGGAGGTGCGGTTGTCGAACATGCCGGTCCAGGTGACCCCGCTGACGTACGCCCTGTCCAGGAACGTGGGCTCGGAGTTCCAGCGCTTGCCGGACGCGGTGTGGGTCAGCTGGAGCCGGATCTCGACGTTCCCCCGGTCGACGTCCCACACCCACTCCGCGTCCTGGCCGCCGCTGAAGTCGACGACGGTGGGAACGGTCCGGGCCACCGCCCCGACAGCGGTGGGCTCGCCGGTGCGCGCCACGAGGGTGGCGACCGGGGTGCCGTCCGGGCCGGGGGCGATGCGGTAGATCCCCTCGCCGTGCGCGACGGTGCCGCCCCGTACGAGCTGCTTGCCGTCGGCCTCGCTCAGGACGCGCTGCACGCTGTCCAGGACCTTGACGGTCTTCCCGGTCGTCAGCGAGCGGGCCGTCAGTCCGTGGAGGGGGTTGGGCGGGAAGTTCGGGTTCCAGGTCACGCCTTCCGCGTTCACGCCGTACGTCACCCAGTCGTCGCCCAGCGGTTCGGCCTGGACGCTCCCGGAGCCGAGGGGGATGCGCGTGGGCGCGGTCGTGGTGTCGCCCCGCCGGGCCACGGCGAGGGTCACGGCACCCTGGCCGGAGATCTCGGTCCACACCACGCGGGTGGCGGAGGTGCTCACGTCGCCCTTGTCGGTGAGCAGCGGGAGCGCCCGGTCCTCGACGACGGTGCCGGTGGCGACGTCCACGAGGGCGAGGTGCCTCCCGGGCGTGCCCGGGAGGGTGTACGTGAGGATCAGGGTGTCGGTCGAGGACAGCTCGAACCTCTGGACCGAGGCGTTCGCGGGCAGGCCGGTGACCTTGCGG
Above is a genomic segment from Streptomyces sp. NBC_00094 containing:
- a CDS encoding VCBS repeat-containing protein; amino-acid sequence: MLHVRTPRRRLAAAVTAVLAVTSAGITVPAVAAPLSGTVAAASASTEQDLGAFSLPAGSRLASFGPSGFLTVVPATSPALPEFRWTGYESGVTTPLPPGSYFGSPGTDLAVTSAGSVHTLHDLATGADVVIDTTALGPDATLRRVIGSALVLRKPNATGGTDVHLVSKPEDTVLNRKVTGLPANASVQRFELSSTDTLILTYTLPGTPGRHLALVDVATGTVVEDRALPLLTDKGDVSTSATRVVWTEISGQGAVTLAVARRGDTTTAPTRIPLGSGSVQAEPLGDDWVTYGVNAEGVTWNPNFPPNPLHGLTARSLTTGKTVKVLDSVQRVLSEADGKQLVRGGTVAHGEGIYRIAPGPDGTPVATLVARTGEPTAVGAVARTVPTVVDFSGGQDAEWVWDVDRGNVEIRLQLTHTASGKRWNSEPTFLDRAYVSGVTWTGMFDNRTSAYNGAYTWRMTARPTDGIGPTLEKTGALTVANKPAPHDFSDSGSPDLLVRDSAGRLVGYDARQTLYETGHWGTPSKRERVGYGAGWNIYDRVTAAGNIAGSVHADILGRDKTGVLWLYQGTGTTFLTRTRIGGGWQTYDKLAAGSDLNGDGRPDLVATDKTGVMYLYKGTGKASAPYANRVRLGAGWGIYNQITATGNIAGARAGDLLARDKAGVLWMYLGNGNGTFAGRIRVGGGWDRYSDIVGVGDTNLDGRNDLVVQGVAGGTYETLAFYNGTGDWRAPFGSRQGVYNPDDLGTGAVNLF